A genomic region of Plasmodium malariae genome assembly, chromosome: 14 contains the following coding sequences:
- the PmUG01_14057700 gene encoding phospholipid-transporting ATPase, putative: MVDDEELRRLRFVLSKKVGKIKYFFSYLLYKLFNHFYNKKNKKRERYVNIHGRTSPKFFCDNKIRSTKYTVLSFIPLFLFYQFADFLNLFYLCVSLLQIIPIFNTGYVFTFVAPLIFIIFISLINEVVDDLKRFIKDLENNNEIYYALLENGNFEKIYSKDIKVGDIILIKSKQRAPADCILLRNLNKNEEYTFKVEEKKLFGNIKLNKNSNVYNKINKSYYHFNKNIDNELIDDRYNESNNNYSETSNNLLFSENEKSQNGMKEKSYMLKDKDQISHKNDINGLNSKNDAQTKKKKKKKKKSNNNTSSISSDSDGDNNNNSNTNNCNNNSYDNNNSNGNTNMNTNMNTNMNTNMNTNVNNDNSGSGSSKRKSSKNNKKKKKKRKKKSSDKSASNETANYTYVKTDKIDGETDWKIKYPIHIFQNFKRLKDFFTIDILFIIEQPKNDIYKIEGSFVIFKYNPYGDFKTVENNNNGLNDNQLLNYSFDLAKDEGVDIEPNEDYADEEEEYDDDDDEFDEDDEDDDDDENGSDEEEEEIDEHCNKNNQKNRDAYDEVNTYAYTEDDDKRKLIDKGYMNLEETEAKDTDYMYNKKEINKEKDIVKFVDVEKGGAGELERLNAAKNNNNNKNNNNSNNNNNNKNNNNNNSNNNNNNNNNNNKNNNNSNNNNNNNNNNNSYVNDRSMCSVFNNEDNFNFYNVNYRKKLSYDNFILFNSVITSSDVICLVIYTGSDTRVNMSTQISKMKRGMIDKKLNVITLFLFIILALFSMYMCSIKLNHLWYLNFIRFVLLFSSVIPISLSVNLNIAKIYYTFVIQKDKEIETTIIKNSSIIENFGDVDYIFTDKTGTLTENVMVLKVIHIGLDVIHAESEKNMLQNNMENKVKANYNKNMLSYNLDDINEDVDASSLQLSSNYSKHDRRSKMNNKGNDYAAFNYDIESGKNKNDMQTLRQLSKANVVEHININDEDDFDYGNFSQHGKSNFAENNFRDMNIKIFKQNNLGLNQNMAQKRTDMLKKNNIIHMEKKKKVEQMVDEFLKYKSDPLDYYNDNVEDIEFLKKHRVFQTFLSFLICNNIRTLAKENNSKEKEHKEKDFQKNFYYILKVNRRSKKKDSKMNKKDKNVENNTNSKFTYDKNYFESNSSEDAETFSHSDVSYQCSSPDELAFLKYATNCGFILKKKTASKIEIKYKNIILEYDILLHIPFSSETKRMSIFVRNIKNRNIYFFIKGADNILIKKCHEKYKTFIYEESDHLSNLGLRVLVHGFLNIEEQFFHNFSTLYNKNKDVKGQLENILDYVEKNIKVLAITGVEDKLQEGVGKTIEMLYNSGIKVWVLTGDKIETAICICKNANIKKKKHNIYIFRHENIKSTSNLIREFNSILNNIDSYVLFFDNIIIQNCIKYIPNAFVDFAANARAVVCCRCSPIEKKEIAVLIKTIKRKKILCIGDGGNDVAMIQSADIGIGVLGKEGKQVVHDSDIIVSKFKNIKKLILYYGNNTFLQTSSLCSFLIHRGFILTYLQFIYSYIFFSIPVSIFQGWLQIGYTTYYTTAPFLSLLLDIKIKKNLIYLYPEIYKNKKHKRKLDLKSFFIIVWISIFQGTVVMLGALKLFNDNYNNLINISFSSLIVLEIMNIHLEVESWHPLMISANLCSFIVYIFSMFILRNYFDIMQIMSVMFWYKVILIVLFAWLPFYIIKKVKNIITPSQFFKLA; encoded by the exons ATGGTAGATGATGAAGAGTTAAGAAGACTACGTTTTGTTTTGAGTAAAAAAGtagggaaaataaaatattttttctcctATTTATTATACAAGCTCTTTaaccatttttataataaaaaaaacaaaaaaagagagaGATATGTAAATATCCATGGAAGAACATCtccaaaatttttttgtgataataaaataagaagtacaaaatataccgttttatcatttatacctttatttttattttatcaatttgctgattttttaaatttattttatttatgtgtatcACTTTTGCAAATAATACCAATATTTAATACAGGATATGTATTTACATTTGTAGCACCTcttatctttattattttcattagcTTAATAAATGAGGTAGTAGATGATCTTAAAAGATTTATAAAAGATTTAGAAAacaataatgaaatatattacgCACTTTTAGAAAATggaaattttgaaaaaatatattcaaaagaTATAAAAGTGGGGGatatcattttaattaaGTCAAAACAAAGAGCTCCAGCAGATTGTATCTTACTaagaaatttaaataaaaatgaagaatatacatttaaGGTAGAAGAGAAGAAGCTATTtggtaatataaaattaaacaaaaactCCAatgtgtataataaaataaataaaagttattaccatttcaataaaaatattgacaATGAATTAATTGATGATCGATATAATGagtcaaataataattacagtGAAACTAGTAATAATTTGTTGTTtagtgaaaatgaaaaatcaCAAAATggaatgaaagaaaaaagttatatgtTAAAGGACAAAGACCAGATTAGTCATAAGAATGATATTAATGGATTAAACTCAAAAAATGACGCACaaacgaaaaagaaaaaaaaaaaaaaaaaaaaaagcaacaACAATACTAGTAGTATTAGTAGTGATAGTGATGGAgataacaacaataatagcAACACTAACAACTGTAACAATAACAGTTATgataacaataacagtaaCGGTAACACTAACATGAACACTAACATGAACACTAACATGAACACTAACATGAACACTAACGTTAACAATGATAATAGCGGAAGTGGTAGTAGTAAGAGGAAGAGCAGTAAGAacaacaagaaaaaaaagaaaaagagaaaaaagaagagtaGTGACAAAAGTGCGTCCAACGAAACAGCTAACTATACCTATGTGAAGACGGACAAGATTGATGGAGAAACTGATTGGAAAATTAAATATcctattcatatatttcaaaattttaaaagattaaaagattttttcacgattgatatattatttattatagaaCAACCAAAGAATGATATTTACAAAATCGAAGGGTcctttgttatatttaagtataacCCTTATGGTGATTTTAAAACggttgaaaataataataatggccTAAATGACAATcaacttttaaattattcctTCGATTTAGCAAAAGATGAAGGAGTAGATATAGAACCGAACGAAGACTATGCGGATGAAGAGGAAGAATACGACGACGATGATGACGAATTTGATGAAGACGATGaggatgatgatgatgatgagaATGGAAGTgatgaagaagaggaagaaataGATGAAcattgtaataaaaataatcaaaagAATAGAGACGCTTATGATGAAGTGAATACATATGCTTATACTGAAGATGATGATAAAAGGAAATTAATAGATAAAGGATACATGAATTTAGAAGAAACCGAAGCAAAAGACACtgattatatgtataacaaaaaagaaattaataaagaaaaagatatagtAAAATTTGTAGATGTTGAAAAAGGAGGAGCAGGAGAATTAGAAAGATTAAATGctgcaaaaaataataataataataaaaataataataatagtaataataataataataataaaaataataataataataatagtaataataataataataataataataataataataaaaataataataatagtaataataataataataataataataataataacagttaTGTTAATGATAGAAGCATGTGTAGTGTATTTAATAATGaagataattttaatttttataatgttaaTTATAGAAAGAAGTTAAGTTATGACAACTTTATCCTATTTAACTCAGTTATAACCAGTTCAGATGTTATAtgtttagttatatatacagGAAGTGATACAAGGGTGAATATGAGTACACAAATTAGTAAAATGAAGCGAGGAATGATAGATAAGAAGTTGAATGTGAtaactctttttttatttattatactaGCTCTATTTTCTATGTATATGTGCTCAATCAAATTAAACCATTTGTGGTATTTGAATTTTAttcgttttgttttattattttcttctgtTATACCTATATCATTAAGTGTTAATTTGAATATtgctaaaatatattacacatTTGTAATTCAGAAGGATAAAGAAATAGaaacaacaataataaaaaatagttcaattattgaaaattttggTGATGtggattatatttttactgaTAAAACAGGAACGTTGACCGAAAATGTTATGGTACTTAAAGTAATACATATCGGTTTAGATGTTATACATGCAGAgagtgaaaaaaatatgttacagaataatatggaaaataaagttaaagcaaattataataaaaatatgctttCGTACAATTTAGATGATATAAATGAAGATGTAGATGCTTCATCTTTACAACTGTCTTCTAATTATTCAAAACATGATCGAAGaagtaaaatgaataataaaggTAATGATTATGCAGCTTTTAATTATGATATAGAGAGTGGTAAGAATAAGAATGATATGCAAACATTACGACAGCTGAGTAAGGCAAATGTCGTTgaacatattaatattaatgatgAAGATGATTTTGACTATGGTAATTTTAGTCAACATGGTAAGTCTAATTTTGCGGAAAACAATTTCCGTGATATgaatatcaaaatatttaaacaaaataatttaggATTAAATCAAAACATGGCACAAAAAAGAACTGATatgttaaagaaaaataatattattcatatggaaaaaaagaaaaaagtagaaCAAATGGTAgatgaatttttaaaatataaatcagACCCATTAGattattataatgataatgtAGAAGATATcgagtttttaaaaaaacatagagTATTTCAAACGTTTTTATCCTTTCtcatttgtaataatattagaacattagcaaaagaaaataatagcaaagaaaag gaacataaagaaaaagattttcaaaaaaatttttattatatactaaaAGTCAATAGAaggagtaaaaaaaaagatagcaaaatgaataaaaaggacaaaaatgtagaaaataatactaatagTAAATTTACTTACgataagaattattttgAATCCAACAGCTCAGAAGATGCCGAAACGTTTTCGCACTCAGATGTAAGTTATCAGTGTTCTTCCCCTGATGAACTAGCCTTCTTAAAATATGCAACTAATTGtggttttattttaaaaaaaaaaacagctagtaaaattgaaattaaatataaaaatatcattctcgaatatgatatattattacatataccCTTTTCCTCAGAAACGAAAAGAATGAGTATTTTTgtgagaaatataaaaaatagaaatatctACTTCTTCATTAAAGGTGCAgacaatatattaataaaaaaatgccatgaaaaatataaaacatttatatatgaagagAGTGATCATCTCTCAAATCTGGGGTTACGAGTTTTAGTTCATggatttttaaatatagaagAGCAGTTTTTCCACAACTTTTCCACACtatataacaaaaacaaGGATGTCAAAGGACAactagaaaatatattagattatGTTGAAAAGAATATCAAGGTGTTGGCAATAACCGGTGTTGAGGACAAGTTACAGGAg GGAGTTGGAAAGACCATCGAGATGCTGTACAACAGTGGCATAAAAGTCTGGGTGTTGACAGGAGACAAAATAGAAACAGCAATATGTATTTGCAAAAAtgctaatataaaaaagaagaagcacaatatttacatattcaggcatgaaaatattaagagCACTTCTAACCTAATAAGAGAGTTTAACtccattttaaataatatagattcctatgttttattttttgataatattatcatacaaaattgtattaaatatattcctaATGCCTTTGTCGATTTCGCGGCAAATGCACGTGCAGTG GTTTGCTGCAGGTGTAGCCCTATAGAGAAGAAGGAAATTGCggttttaataaaaacaattaagAGAAAGAAAATTTTGTGTATAGGTGACGGGGGTAATGATGTTGCTATGATTCAGTCGGCAGATATTGGTATTGGTGTATTAGGAAAAGAAGGAAAACAAGTTGTTCATGATAGTGATATAATTgtttcaaaatttaaaaacataaaaaagttaatactttattatgggaataatacttttttgcAAACATCATCCCTATGCTCCTTTTTAATTCACAGGGGATTTATTTTAACCTATTTGCAATTTATAtacagttatatttttttcagtaTTCCCGTTTCAATTTTTCAA gGTTGGTTGCAAATTGGTTACACGACTTACTACACAACTGCGCCCTTTTTGTCCCTTCTGCTGGatataaagataaagaaaaacttgatatatttgtacccagaaatttataaaaataaaaagcataAAAGGAAGTTGGATCTTAagtccttttttattatcgtGTGGATATCTATTTTTCAG GGAACTGTTGTTATGCTGGGAGCGCTGAAATTGTTCAACGATAACTACAACAATCTTATAAACATATCATTTTCGTCCTTAATTGttttagaaataatgaatatacatTTGGAAGTGGAATCATG GCACCCATTAATGATATCGGCAAATTTGTGCTCCTTCattgtttacattttttcgATGTTCATACTGAGGAACTATTTCGATATTATGCAAATCATGTCAGTTATGTTTTGGTACAAAGTTATATTAATTGTTCTCTTCGCTTGGTtacctttttatataattaaaaaagtaaaaaatattattacgccttctcaattttttaaacttgCATGA